One Anguilla rostrata isolate EN2019 chromosome 15, ASM1855537v3, whole genome shotgun sequence genomic window carries:
- the LOC135240975 gene encoding LON peptidase N-terminal domain and RING finger protein 2-like, whose translation MTETGIQNHTEVFIHETSKREAMGLCPEMLEVAEEACRAGDFDLAAEIYASQLADVPQPDRGLCLRKADALARCGRFAEALDSYYVAAKLKRLWPDELGFLVESIARSLREQELVVGREFIYKKSVKSKSCEETGIKTICKASGGGSTEDVGYALEDDQSLDLFSCRLCKWLLSEPATLHCGHTFCKRCLENDGVNECPVCKFKLRKNNGLLHSTGFRVNVVLCSLLDKWFNSESKARRCWQEGEDLWKKGDLSDALEKYNKAVELVPSDCRLIGRRAELHVTMKNFTQAIQDGDSVCQLQPLWPKGRCVKAAALSAAGLKVEALQEYLLCVALWPEWTSVKQEAQKILSEMFSSAFESDGLIAPLRPHQASSFSLPLKTSSLLGHLHPYKQTLSMGAGSSKEPGLCPCDCLGGCGGLDILKLQSALSILQSPFKDTQTLTSILSGLPAPTSLKRKCPGDSPGFAPPTKVLKTGVPCLPERPAACSGLREVPLQLLDSADMECSLCMRLFYEPVLTPCGHTFCLSCLERCLDHSPACPLCKESLSEYLATRGYKKTVLMEEILQRYLSDELSERKKVHEEELKELANLNQEVPIFVCTTAFPTIPCPLHVFEPRYRLMIRRSMETGTRQFGMCIADELKGFADYGCMLQVREVKLFPDGRSVVDTIGVSRFKVLSHGQRDGYHTAKIEYLEDSKVQGEELAELVKLHDSVYEQAAAWFSSLKDNLKNQILSHFGNLPAKDLDPQGSPSGPAWSWWLLAVLPLENRAQLTILSLTSLKDRLLAIRRVLLFVSRKRAW comes from the exons ATGACGGAGACAGGAATTCAAAACCATACAGAAGTATTCATACACGAAACCTCCAAACGTGAAGCGATGGGTTTGTGTCCAGAAATGCTGGAGGTGGCAGAGGAGGCTTGCAGGGCAGGAGATTTCGACCTCGCTGCAGAGATCTACGCCTCTCAGCTTGCAGATGTCCCTCAGCCGGATCGGGGACTCTGTCTGCGTAAAGCGGACGCGCTTGCTAGATGTGGGCGCTTTGCCGAGGCACTGGACTCCTACTATGTCGCTGCTAAACTGAAGAGGCTGTGGCCGGATGAGCTGGGATTTCTAGTCGAAAGTATCGCGCGCAGTCTACGTGAACAAGAACTGGTCGTCGGGAGAGagttcatttacaaaaaaagcgTAAAGTCAAAAAGTTGCGAGGAAACAGGGATCAAAACAATTTGCAAAGCAAGCGGTGGTGGAAGCACTGAAGATGTTGGATATGCGCTTGAGGACGATCAGTCCCTTGACCTGTTTTCTTGTCGGCTTTGCAAGTGGTTGTTGTCTGAACCTGCTACGTTACACTGCGGACATACATTCTGCAAACGGTGCCTGGAGAATGACGGCGTTAACGAATGTCCAGTTTGCAAATTTAAACTGCGAAAAAATAATGGACTGTTGCATTCTACAGGGTTTAGAGTAAATGTGGTCCTCTGCAGTTTGTTAGACAAATGGTTCAATTCCGAAAGTAAGGCAAGGCGATGCTGGCAAGAGGGAGAAGACTTGTGGAAGAAGGGGGACCTCTCCGACGCCTTGGAGAAGTATAATAAAGCAGTGGAACTAG TCCCCTCTGACTGCAGGCTGATTGGTCGGCGTGCTGAACTCCACGTTACCATGAAGAACTTCACTCAGGCCATTCAGGATGGGGACAGCGTGTGCCAACTCCAACCCCTGTGGCCCAAG GGCCGCTGTGTGAAGGCTGCTGCCCTGAGCGCCGCCGGGCTGAAGGTGGAAGCCCTGCAGGAATACCTCCTCTGTGTGGCGCTGTGGCCGGAGTGGACTTCAGTCAAGCAGGAGGCCCAGAAG ATACTGAGCGAGATGTTCTCCTCGGCGTTTGAGAGCGATGGTCTGATCGCTCCTCTGCGACCTCACCAGgcttcctccttctccctcccgctcaagacctcctctctcctggGCCACCTCCACCCCTATAAACAGACTCTCAGCATGGGGGCTGGTTCCTCCAAG GAGCCTGGCCTCTGCCCGTGTGACTGCCTCGGTGGCTGTGGTGGGCTGGATATCCTAAAGTTGCAGTCCGCTCTGAGCATACTGCAATCCCCCTTCAAGGACACCCAGACCCTGACGTCCATCCTGTCCGGGCTCCCCGCCCCTACGAGTCTCAAGAGGAAATGTCCTGGTGACTCCCCCGGCTTCGCCCCCCCCACAAAAGTCCTTAAAACAG GTGTTCCCTGCTTACCTGAGAGGCCGGCTGCGTGCTCTGGGCTCAGGGAGGTCCCCCTTCAGCTGCTAGACAGTGCTGATATGGAGTGCTCCCTCTGTATGAG GCTGTTCTACGAACCTGTGCTCACGCCCTGTGGACACACCTTCTGCTTGAGTTGCCTGGAGCGCTGCCTGGACCACAGCCCCGCCTGTCCGCTGTGCAAGGAGAGCCTGTCAGAG tacctggccactagggggtaTAAGAAGACGGTGCTGATGGAAGAGATTCTGCAGCGCTATCTGTCTGATGAACTCAGCGAGAGGAAGAAGGTCCATGAGGAGGAGCTGAAAGAGCTGGCAAA CCTGAACCAGGAGGTTCCCATCTTTGTTTGCACGACggcatttcccacaatcccttgcCCGCTGCACGTCTTTGAGCCACGCTACCGCCTCATGATCCGCAGGTCCATGGAGACGGGAACCAGGCAGTTTGGGATGTGCATTGctgatgagctgaaggg GTTTGCAGACTACGGCTGCATGCTGCAGGTCCGAGAAGTGAAGCTCTTCCCTGACGGGCGCTCGGTGGTGGACACCATCGGAGTGTCGCGTTTCAAAGTGCTGAGCCACGGCCAGAGGGACGGGTACCACACGGCCAAGATCGAGTACCTGGAGGACAGCAAG GTGCAAGGGGAGGAGCTTGCGGAGCTGGTGAAGCTGCATGACTCTGTGTACGAGCAGGCAGCAGCCTGGTTCTCCTCGCTCAAAGACAACCTGAAGAACCAGATCCTCAGCCACTTTGGGAACCTGCCGGCGAAAGACCTCGATCCACAG GGCAGTCCCAGTGGACCGGCCTGGAGCTGGTGGCTCCTGGCTGTCCTCCCCCTGGAGAACCGGGCCCAGCTCACCATCCTGTCCCTGACCTCCCTGAAGGACCGCCTCCTCGCCATCCGCCGGGTCCTCCTCTTTGTCTCTCGCAAGCGAGCGTGGTGA